CGGATGGCCTCACTGGGATACCGCTGATCCGACATCGCCCGATGGGTGGGTGAAGTGTGTCACTCGACCCTTCACCGCCAGTAGGCCTTCTGTTACCGTTTCGGCGACCGCCGGCAGCCGCAGCGCGCTGGACGGGGAAGGAGGCCAGGAATGGCTCAGAAGTGCACGGTTCCCGCCGTTCGGGACCGGAAGGTGTCCCGTGGGGACGATCCCCTGGTGATGCTCACCGCATACGACGCTCCGGGTGCCCGGATGGTCGACCAGGCCGGCGTCGACATGATCCTCGTTGGCGATTCGGTGGCCATGGTCGTACTCGGCTACGAGGACACCCTGCAGGTGACGGTGGAGGACATCGCCCACCACACCGCGGCCGTGGCCCGTACGCACCCGTCGGCCCTCATAGTCGCCGACATGCCGTGGATGAGCTACCACGTGTCGGTCGCCGACACGGTGCGGAACGCCGCGATGCTGATCCGGGCCGGCGCACAGGCCGTCAAGTTGGAGGGCGGCCGTCGTCGCATTCCGATGATCGAGGCGCTGGTGGCTGCCGAGATCCCGGTGATGGGCCACATAGGCCTGACGCCCCAGTCGATGCACGCCATGGGTGGATACAAGGTGCAGGGCCGCGACACCGCGGCCGCCCTGGACCTGGTTGACGCGGCCAAGGCCCTCACCCACGCCGGCTGCTTCTCGATCGTGCTG
This genomic window from Acidimicrobiales bacterium contains:
- the panB gene encoding 3-methyl-2-oxobutanoate hydroxymethyltransferase is translated as MLTAYDAPGARMVDQAGVDMILVGDSVAMVVLGYEDTLQVTVEDIAHHTAAVARTHPSALIVADMPWMSYHVSVADTVRNAAMLIRAGAQAVKLEGGRRRIPMIEALVAAEIPVMGHIGLTPQSMHAMGGYKVQGRDTAAALDLVDAAKALTHAGCFSIVLEGVPALVAAMVTEAVEVSTIGIGAGPDCDGQVLVFHDVLGLEHRVLPKFVRRYADMFGVGVEALAEFASDVRSGEFPDVAESYRLDDGVADALSLYGDS